The genomic interval TTCGGGATTGCCGACGAGGCGGATCGGGTCGCGCGGTATGCCCAGGCCGATGGCAACTTCCGGGCACACCGGCAGCCAGTCGAAATGGGCGTCCAGTTGCGTACGGCACAGGTCTGAGGCCTTATGGCCGCCGTTGTAACGCACGCTGTGCCCGGTCAGGCAGGCGCTGATGGCGATACGCGGCTTGCTGTGGGCTGAAGTGTCGTGCATGGCTGTCTCCCGTAAACCTGTACGAGTCTAAAATCTTGTACAGGTTTATTCCAGCACAGCCCGGAAGTTATGCAAACTAGAATTTGTGTATGGCGCTAAATCATTCCAGGTGTTCGAGCAGTCTGCGCGCCGCTTCCTGGCCGCTGAGCCACGCGCCTTCGACTCGCCCGGACAGGCACCAGTCGCCGCAGGCATACAGGCCTTGGTCAGCATCGGCCAGTGCGCCCCACTCGTGATTGCTGCTGGGGCGCGCATAGAGCCAGCGGTGGGCCAGGGCGAAGTTAGGCGCCGGCACCACGCAGCCGACCAGCTCGGCAAACTCGCCCCACAGCTGTTCGATCACTTCTTCCTTGGGCAGGTCGATGTGCTGCCGGCTCCAGTCAGACGTGGCGTGCAGCACCCAGGTATCGAGTTGCTCATCGCGGCCGGGCTTGCTGCGGTTACGGGCCAGCCAGTCAAGCGGGTTGTCCTGCACGAAGCAGCCTTGCATCGGGGTGTCCAAAGGTGTCTGGAAGGCCAGGGCGACCGCCCACACAGGTTCCATTTGCACGCCCGCAGCCACCGCGGCAAGTTTTGGGGTGGAGGCCAGAAGTGGCGTGGCCTGCGGTGCCGGCACGGCAATCACCACCCGGCTGTAAGGGCCATGGCTGCAGCCTTCGGTGTCTTGCAGGTGCCAGTATTGCTTGCCACGGAACACCTCGGCGATACGGCAGCCGAAGTTCACCGTCACATCCTTGAGCAGGCCACGGGTAATGGCGCTCATGCGTGGCACGCCTACCCAGCGGGTCTGTTCGTCAGGGGAGGGAGTGAGCTCGCCATCACGGTAGTTGTACAGCTGTGGCTTCCACTGCTCGGCCCAGCCGGCGGCAACCCACTGTTGCACCTGCTCGACGAAGCGCCGGTCCCGGGCAGTGAAGTACTGGGCGCCGAGGTCCAGCGCGCCGGCCTCGCTGCGCTTGCTGGCCATGCGCCCGCCACTGCCGTGGCCTTTGTCGAACAGATGCACGGATTGCCCGGCCTTTTGTAGGGCCTGGGCGGCTGACAAGCCGGCGATACCGGCCCCGATGATGGCAATAGGTACTGTCATGATGGCCTCTTCAAACCTTGCTGTTAGCAGACTACGCTGTCAGGCAAACCTGTACAATCCAGAAATCCTGTATAAGGTTATACCGCTTTGGCGGTCAGGTTGGCCTATGTTTATCCGAGAGCGTCGGGTCAAAAAAGTGCCTTGATGTTAAAAATAGACCACCGCCGCATTCTGCGAGGACACAGCCATGCATATATTGCTGACAGGCGGCACCGGGTTGATTGGCAAGCATCTTTGCCAGTACTGGCTTGGCCAGGGGCACCGGCTTACGGTTTGGAGCCGGCGACCTGAACAGGTGGCGAAAATATGTGGCAGTGGCGTGCGTGGCATCGCCCGGCTGGAGCAACTGGAGGCGGACGATCACCTTGATGCGGTGGTCAACCTGGCCGGTGCGCCGATTGCCGATCGGCCCTGGACGGCTGCCCGGCGCAACCTGCTGTGGGCTAGCCGGGTCACCCTGACCGAGCAATTGCTGACCTGGTTGGGCACCCGTGAGAAACGCCCGGACGTGCTGATCTCCGGGTCTGCGGTGGGCTGGTACGGTGACGGTGGCGAACGCGAGCTGACCGAGGCTTCGCCACCGGTACGCGAAGATTTCGCCAGCCAGTTGTGCATTGCCTGGGAAGAAACGGCCCAGCGCTCCCTGGCACAGGGGATCCGCGTGGTGCTGGTGCGCACCGGGCTGGTGCTGGCCAGCGATGGCGGCTTTTTGTCGCGCCTGCGCGTGCCCTTCAAGCTGGGGCTGGGCGGGCCATTGGGTGATGGGCGGCAATGGATGCCGTGGGTCCATATAGACGATCAGGTCGCCCTGATTGATTTTCTCTTGCAGCAAAAGGATGCCAGCGGTCCTTATAATGCCTGCGCCCCGGAGCCGGTGCGTAACCGTGAGTTCGCCAGGCGCCTGGGCCGGGCCCTGCATCGGCCGGCGCTGCTGCCGGTGCCGTCATTGTTGCTCAAGGCTGGCCTGGGGGAGATGTCGACCTTGCTGCTGGGCGGCCAGCGGGCACGCCCGGTACGCTTGCTGGCGGCTGGCTTCACCTTCCGTTTCAACGATCTGCAATCGGCCCTGGACGACCTGTCCAGCCGCCTCTGACATAGGACGCTGCATGACCGATCACGCCCTGCTGCTGGTCAACCTGGGTTCTCCGGCATCCACCTCGGTTGCCGATGTGCGCCGCTACCTCAACCAGTTTCTGATGGACCCGTATGTTGTCGACCTGCCCTGGCCGGTGCGGCGCTTGCTGGTGTCGCTGATACTGCTCAAACGCCCGGAGCAGTCGGCGCATGCCTACGGCTCGATCTGGTGGGAGGAAGGCTCGCCGCTGGTGGTGCTGACCCGCCGTTTACAGTCCGCAATGGTCGAGCACTGGCCCCATGGCCCGGTGGAGATTGCCATGCGCTATGGCCAGCCAGCCTTGCCCGAAGTGCTGGAACGCCTGGCAGCTCAAGGCGTGCGCAAGGTGACCTTGGCACCGCTTTATCCACAGTTTGCCGACAGTACCGTGACCACTGTGGTCGAGCTGGCCAAACAGGTGGTCAACGAACGCCAGCTGCCGCTGCAGATGCGCGTGCTGCAGCCGTTCTACGAGCACCCTGAATACATCGAGGCGCTGGCTGCCAGCGCCCGGCCTTACCTGGAACAGGATTACGACCACCTGTTGCTGAGCTTCCATGGCTTGCCCGAGCGGCACTTGAAGAAGCTGTTTCCGAAGGGCAGCAAGCACGACCTGCGTACCGCCGATTGCTGTCACGGTGCATCCGCCGAGGTGCGTGCGGTGTGTTACCGCGGGCAATGCCTGGCTACGGCCAAAGCCTTTGCGCAGAGCATTGGCATACCGGATGGCAAATGGTCGGTATCGTTCCAGTCACGGCTGGGTCGGGACAAGTGGATCGAACCGTACACCGAGACCCGGCTGGATGAGCTGGCCAAGGCCGGTGTGAAAAAGTTGCTGGTGATGTGCCCGGCGTTCGTGGCCGATTGCATCGAGACGCTGGAAGAAATCGGTATGCGGGGCAGCGAACAGTTCGTCGAGGCTGGCGGGCGGGAGCTGGTGCTGGTGCCATGCCTGAATGATCACCCGGAGTGGGTGAGGGTGCTGGCGCAGATGTGCGAAAAGGCCTGACATTGCGGCTGCCTGTACCGGCCCTGTCGCCGGCAAGCCCGCTCCCACAGGAGCAACACAGTATCTGAAGCCTGTGGTGTACCTGTGGGGGCGGGCCTGCCGGCGATAGGGGCGGTTCGGGTTAAAGCCGGATCAAGGCAAGTGATCATCCAGCTGCTTGTGCTTCCATCCATCATTACCCGGCAGGATCAGGTTCAGGGCAATCGCCACGATGGCGCACAGGGCGATGCCCTTAAGGCCCCAGTCGTCCGGGCCGTCACCGCTGCCGATCAGCACGCCGCCGATACCAAACACCAAGGTTACCGACACGATCACCAGGTTGCGCGCTTCGGCCAGGTCGATCTTGTGGCGGATCATGGTGTTCATGCCCACCGCCGCGATCGAACCAAACAGCAGGCACAGAATACCGCCCATCACTGGCACCGGGATGCTTTGCAGCAGCGCGCCGAACTTGCCGATGAACGCCAGGGTAATGGCGAAGACCGCCGCCCAGGTCATGATCTTCGGGTTGTAGTTCTTGGTCAGCATCACCGCGCCAGTCACTTCGGCGTAGGTGGTGTTTGGCGGGCCGCCGAACAGGCCGGCCGCCGTGGTGGCCAGGCCGTCACCTAGCAAGGTACGGTGCAGGCCAGGCTTTTTCAGGTAGTCACGGCCGGTCACGCTACCGACCGCGATCACCCCGCCGATGTGCTCGATGGCCGGCGCCAGGGCAACCGGGACGATGAACAGGATGGCCTGCCAGTTGAACGCCGGTGCGGTGAAATTGGGGATTTCCAGCCACGGTGCGGCGGCTATCCGGGCCGTGTCGACCACGCCAAAGGCGAACGACAGGGCAAAGCCCACCAGCACGCCGGAGATGATCGGGACCAGGCGGAAAATACCTTTGCCGAACACGGCGACGATCAAGGTTGTCAGCAGGGCTGGCATGGAGATCAGCATGGCGGTCTTGTAGGGCATCAACGCAACGCCGTCCCCACCCTTGCCCATTGCCATGTTGGCGGCAATCGGTGCCATGGCCAGGCCGATGGAGATGATCACCGGGCCGATCACCACAGGCGGCAGCATGCGGTCGATAAAACCGGTGCCTTTGATTTTTACCATCAGGCCCATGAAGGTGTACACGAAACCTGCAGCCATCACGCCGCCCATGGTCTCGGCCAGGCCGAACTGGCCCTTGGCGAGGAT from Pseudomonas fortuita carries:
- a CDS encoding NAD(P)/FAD-dependent oxidoreductase — translated: MTVPIAIIGAGIAGLSAAQALQKAGQSVHLFDKGHGSGGRMASKRSEAGALDLGAQYFTARDRRFVEQVQQWVAAGWAEQWKPQLYNYRDGELTPSPDEQTRWVGVPRMSAITRGLLKDVTVNFGCRIAEVFRGKQYWHLQDTEGCSHGPYSRVVIAVPAPQATPLLASTPKLAAVAAGVQMEPVWAVALAFQTPLDTPMQGCFVQDNPLDWLARNRSKPGRDEQLDTWVLHATSDWSRQHIDLPKEEVIEQLWGEFAELVGCVVPAPNFALAHRWLYARPSSNHEWGALADADQGLYACGDWCLSGRVEGAWLSGQEAARRLLEHLE
- a CDS encoding TIGR01777 family oxidoreductase, whose amino-acid sequence is MHILLTGGTGLIGKHLCQYWLGQGHRLTVWSRRPEQVAKICGSGVRGIARLEQLEADDHLDAVVNLAGAPIADRPWTAARRNLLWASRVTLTEQLLTWLGTREKRPDVLISGSAVGWYGDGGERELTEASPPVREDFASQLCIAWEETAQRSLAQGIRVVLVRTGLVLASDGGFLSRLRVPFKLGLGGPLGDGRQWMPWVHIDDQVALIDFLLQQKDASGPYNACAPEPVRNREFARRLGRALHRPALLPVPSLLLKAGLGEMSTLLLGGQRARPVRLLAAGFTFRFNDLQSALDDLSSRL
- the hemH gene encoding ferrochelatase; the encoded protein is MTDHALLLVNLGSPASTSVADVRRYLNQFLMDPYVVDLPWPVRRLLVSLILLKRPEQSAHAYGSIWWEEGSPLVVLTRRLQSAMVEHWPHGPVEIAMRYGQPALPEVLERLAAQGVRKVTLAPLYPQFADSTVTTVVELAKQVVNERQLPLQMRVLQPFYEHPEYIEALAASARPYLEQDYDHLLLSFHGLPERHLKKLFPKGSKHDLRTADCCHGASAEVRAVCYRGQCLATAKAFAQSIGIPDGKWSVSFQSRLGRDKWIEPYTETRLDELAKAGVKKLLVMCPAFVADCIETLEEIGMRGSEQFVEAGGRELVLVPCLNDHPEWVRVLAQMCEKA
- a CDS encoding uracil-xanthine permease family protein, producing MQDGFNDPLWRQVVSGAQMLFVAFGALVLMPLITGLDPNVALFTAGIGTLLFQLVTGRQVPVFLASSFAFITPIILAKGQFGLAETMGGVMAAGFVYTFMGLMVKIKGTGFIDRMLPPVVIGPVIISIGLAMAPIAANMAMGKGGDGVALMPYKTAMLISMPALLTTLIVAVFGKGIFRLVPIISGVLVGFALSFAFGVVDTARIAAAPWLEIPNFTAPAFNWQAILFIVPVALAPAIEHIGGVIAVGSVTGRDYLKKPGLHRTLLGDGLATTAAGLFGGPPNTTYAEVTGAVMLTKNYNPKIMTWAAVFAITLAFIGKFGALLQSIPVPVMGGILCLLFGSIAAVGMNTMIRHKIDLAEARNLVIVSVTLVFGIGGVLIGSGDGPDDWGLKGIALCAIVAIALNLILPGNDGWKHKQLDDHLP